One region of Thunnus albacares chromosome 20, fThuAlb1.1, whole genome shotgun sequence genomic DNA includes:
- the chmp6b gene encoding charged multivesicular body protein 6 encodes MGNIFGKKKQTRVTEQDKAILQLKQQRDKLRQYQKRINLQLEKERLLAKQLLKDGKKEKALLLLKKKRYQDQLLDKTENQISNLERMVQDLEFVQIERKVIEGLKVGNDCLKKMHEVMSIEEVERIMDETQDAIEYQRQIDDMLAGSLSQEDEDAVLAELEAITQGDVELPEVPSDELPDVPEATEEKKPERERPRKKAEPELLAA; translated from the exons ATGGGAAATATTTttggaaagaagaaacagacGCGAGTGACAGAACAAGACAAAGCGATTTTG CAACTGAAACAGCAAAGAGATAAACTGCGACAGTATCAGAAGAGGATCAACCTGcagctggagaaggagagacTTTTAGCCAAACAGCTGCTGAAAGATGGCAAAAAAGA GAAAGCTCTCCTCTTGCTGAAGAAGAAGCGCTACCAGGACCAACTTCTAGACAAGACGGAGAACCAGATCAGCAACCTGGAGCGCATG GTTCAAGACCTGGAGTTTGTCCAGATTGAGAGGAAAGTCATCGAAGGCTTGAAAGTCGGAAACGATTGTCTGAAGAAAATGCACGAG GTGATGTCTATTGAAGAAGTGGAACGGATTATGGATGAAACCCAAGATGCCATCGAGTACCAGAGA CAAATCGACGACATGTTGGCCGGATCTTTATCACAGGAAGATGAAGACGCTGTTCTGGCTGAGCTGGAGGCCATAACTCAG GGAGACGTCGAGCTTCCCGAAGTTCCCTCAGACGAGCTGCCAGACGTCCCCGAAgccacagaggagaagaagccgg agaGGGAACGTCCGAGGAAGAAGGCAGAGCCGGAGCTGCTGGCCGCGTAG